Proteins encoded together in one Anopheles gambiae chromosome X unlocalized genomic scaffold, idAnoGambNW_F1_1 X_unloc_80, whole genome shotgun sequence window:
- the LOC133394940 gene encoding putative uncharacterized protein DDB_G0271606 — protein MSGLGGDAHPQGSSGRVLRPRARSVSLNRVDALKVSDSTPVEPPPTAGIVYLSDDEEEELNCTILAGPSGLAVPPMGKVPLVVLDKLPSQSQQREEMTVPATSTPKAGKCSSAEPSLSEMNESLKLLAMQVAQLSKELSLCRKGLQESLMKNAALERELETYRMGARSVIELQQQAAAAPMMTAQGAHSSRNRRGRQGPQQQEQRQQQQQHQQREQQQQQQQQQQQQQQQQQQQQRNQQREWQQQQQQQQHQQREQQQQQRVQQQNQQHQRQQQQQQQQRQQQ, from the coding sequence atgtcggggctgggcggtgatgcccatccccaagggagctcgggacgagtacttcgcccgagggctcgatcggtgtccctcaaccgggtcgacgcattaaaagtgtctgactcaacaccggtggagccaccacccaccgcaggcatcgtctacttgagtgatgatgaagaagaagaattgaactgcacgatcctcgcgggcccgtcgggattagcagttccaccaatggggaaggtgccattggtagtgctggacaagttgcccagccagagtcaacagcgcgaggagatgacggtaccggccacctcaacaccaaaggctggtaagtgttcttctgctgaaccatctctctcagAGATGAACGAGAGCTTGAAGCTCCTGGCCATGCAGGTTGCTCAGCTCTCAAAGGAGCTTAGCCTCTGCCGTAAGGGGCTCcaggaaagtttgatgaaaaatgcggcgcttgaacgggagctcgaaacgtacaggatgggcgcccgttcggtcatcgagctgcagcagcaagcagcagcagccccaatgatgacagcccagggagcccacagctctcgcaaccgtcgcggtcgccaaggaccacagcagcaggagcagcggcagcagcagcaacagcatcagcagcgggaacagcagcagcagcagcagcagcagcagcagcagcagcagcagcaacaacaacagcagcagcggaaccagcagcgtgaatggcagcagcagcagcagcagcagcagcatcaacagcgagaacagcagcagcagcaacgggtgcagcaacagaatcagcagcaccaacgtcagcagcagcagcagcagcagcagcggcaacagcaatag